One part of the Ochrobactrum quorumnocens genome encodes these proteins:
- a CDS encoding TonB-dependent hemoglobin/transferrin/lactoferrin family receptor, with amino-acid sequence MKMKSRLGSYLLETTVLSGAIGLSLLIAMPAFGQTAQNQKTAEERQQAQKKEQALQLDTITISPNIQNQAAIDAMASTSVITQQQLDRIQATTAADIFRSTPGVHASLNGDDPATSINIRGLQEYGRVAVTIDGARQDYWRVGHGSGSFYIDPEMLKQVTVIRGPVSNAYGSGGIGGLVAFETKDAGDFLRDDETWALSEKLRYESNGNGWMTSTVGAYRLNPNFDVIGNINYRDSDAYKNGDGDVVRWTGERVVSGLGKVTIRPADGHEVKLGFQRQKYNDIMTGSSGSTSSTLSRYNAETIVSTYTGNYTYKPDDNPFWDLSVNAYYSDTDNDQYQVWPKASIGKTRYYDVSTAGFRAYNSSRFETTTMSHTLTYGVDYYKMRGKSDTDNFGNGEQQAYGGVIQWQGDYQKWLELIGALRYDGYRLDGTTKATNVLPSEDVSVDGNRVSPRFSVGVTPWDGVQFYGLYSQGYRVPHMQDMFRQNGAHGSGYEPNLLLKPEVATSYEFGVNLRQDGILDAGDQVRAKLNFFHTDVKNYINTVKTGNVTTSENVGDARLRGVELEGTYDNWWGYVNLAASYTDAEMKDGVYKGESLSNTPLNNLSATLGLKAFDEKLVYGVEYESVGKVNRALTTGGVKVYPRVDLVNVFANWQVTDNVKLDFGVDNLFNKAYTDAQTGWATSTDIEQAKGRTFMVAITGRIGG; translated from the coding sequence ATGAAAATGAAGTCGAGACTTGGCAGCTATCTGTTGGAAACAACAGTTTTAAGTGGAGCAATTGGTTTAAGTCTCCTGATTGCGATGCCCGCTTTTGGGCAGACTGCTCAGAATCAGAAGACAGCTGAGGAAAGACAGCAAGCTCAAAAGAAAGAGCAGGCACTTCAGCTCGATACAATCACCATTTCACCCAATATTCAGAACCAGGCCGCTATTGATGCGATGGCATCAACGAGTGTCATCACGCAGCAGCAGCTGGATCGCATTCAGGCAACTACTGCCGCTGATATTTTCCGTTCGACACCAGGTGTCCATGCCTCTTTGAATGGTGATGATCCGGCGACATCCATCAATATTCGCGGCCTTCAGGAATATGGCCGTGTCGCAGTAACGATTGACGGCGCACGTCAGGACTATTGGCGCGTCGGTCACGGCTCAGGTTCATTCTATATTGACCCGGAAATGCTCAAACAGGTAACGGTTATTCGCGGGCCTGTTTCCAATGCCTATGGTTCTGGGGGTATCGGCGGTCTTGTCGCCTTTGAAACCAAAGATGCCGGCGATTTCCTGCGCGACGACGAAACCTGGGCGTTGAGCGAAAAGCTGCGTTACGAAAGTAACGGAAACGGTTGGATGACCAGCACGGTTGGCGCCTATCGCTTAAACCCAAATTTCGATGTCATTGGCAATATCAACTATCGTGATAGTGATGCCTATAAGAATGGCGATGGCGATGTTGTCCGCTGGACAGGAGAACGCGTCGTCAGCGGTCTGGGCAAAGTTACGATCCGCCCGGCCGATGGTCACGAAGTAAAACTCGGTTTCCAGCGCCAGAAATATAACGACATCATGACAGGCAGCAGCGGATCAACATCCAGCACATTGTCGCGTTATAATGCCGAAACGATCGTCAGCACCTATACCGGCAACTACACCTATAAGCCTGACGATAATCCGTTTTGGGACCTGTCGGTTAATGCCTATTACAGCGACACCGACAATGATCAGTATCAGGTTTGGCCAAAGGCCAGTATCGGCAAGACGCGTTATTACGACGTTTCGACAGCCGGTTTCCGCGCCTATAACAGCTCGCGCTTTGAAACGACGACCATGAGCCATACGCTTACCTATGGCGTTGATTATTATAAGATGCGCGGAAAATCCGACACCGACAACTTCGGCAACGGTGAACAGCAGGCTTATGGCGGTGTTATTCAATGGCAGGGCGATTATCAGAAGTGGCTCGAGCTGATCGGTGCTCTCCGTTACGATGGCTATCGTCTCGACGGCACGACCAAGGCCACCAATGTCCTGCCTTCGGAAGACGTCAGCGTTGATGGCAATCGCGTTTCTCCGCGTTTCAGCGTCGGTGTGACACCGTGGGATGGCGTTCAGTTCTACGGCCTTTATTCGCAGGGTTATCGTGTTCCCCACATGCAAGATATGTTCAGGCAGAACGGAGCGCACGGTTCGGGATATGAACCGAACCTGCTCTTGAAGCCTGAAGTCGCAACCTCTTATGAATTCGGTGTCAATCTTCGCCAGGACGGCATTCTGGATGCAGGCGATCAGGTCCGCGCCAAGCTCAACTTCTTCCATACAGACGTCAAGAATTACATCAACACCGTCAAGACCGGCAACGTGACGACATCTGAGAATGTCGGCGATGCACGTCTGCGCGGGGTTGAGCTTGAAGGCACCTATGACAACTGGTGGGGCTACGTGAACCTCGCAGCTTCTTACACCGACGCGGAAATGAAGGATGGTGTCTACAAAGGCGAAAGCCTAAGCAACACACCGCTCAACAACCTTAGTGCAACGCTCGGCCTTAAGGCGTTTGACGAAAAGCTCGTCTACGGTGTCGAATATGAAAGTGTGGGCAAGGTCAATCGCGCGCTTACAACAGGCGGCGTCAAAGTCTATCCGCGCGTGGATCTCGTAAATGTCTTCGCCAACTGGCAGGTTACGGACAATGTGAAGCTCGACTTCGGCGTCGATAACCTCTTCAACAAAGCCTATACCGATGCACAGACTGGCTGGGCTACCAGCACGGATATCGAACAGGCAAAGGGGCGTACCTTTATGGTCGCCATCACCGGTCGCATCGGCGGATAA
- a CDS encoding siderophore-interacting protein: MSSVPTSKLTSHSHISLQNGEAYLPNIIDRLHSYQAQYGSHEGRHSFGYDFGRIEIDAADSGYRVSLFADEDIGLHRLKDLAAVAIKLYTKEEAPEIVWQGDHAGEQVLPQFRLMRVLSTSLFTPHMLRVRLAGEDLKRFSLFGAMHVRLLLPTEEVSRPVWPIMGPNGLPFWPDEARKPASRAYTIRGLDIDAGWLEIDFYLHEVEGLACKWAKGAQIGDTIGLTGPVGRPLRQAARYLIGADATGLPAIGRMLEEFSADVTGRVIIAVDSEKDVQTLRHPQGVSVDWIVDSDQKRAAEKLTQVLCEAEWPEGPDSFGWFAGEADQAKIVRQYWRQTLGKSRESTLVAGYWNKDAVGFMAG; the protein is encoded by the coding sequence ATGTCATCAGTACCGACCTCCAAGCTGACAAGCCATTCCCATATTAGCCTTCAAAACGGTGAAGCCTATCTGCCGAACATTATTGATCGGCTGCATTCCTATCAGGCGCAATATGGTAGTCATGAAGGTCGCCATTCATTCGGTTACGATTTCGGTCGAATCGAAATCGATGCCGCTGATAGCGGCTATCGCGTTTCGCTTTTCGCTGATGAGGATATCGGCCTGCATCGTCTGAAAGACCTCGCGGCGGTGGCGATCAAGCTTTACACCAAAGAAGAAGCGCCGGAGATTGTGTGGCAAGGCGATCATGCAGGCGAACAGGTTTTGCCACAGTTTCGGTTGATGCGTGTGCTGTCGACGAGCCTGTTCACACCGCATATGTTGCGCGTGCGGCTGGCAGGTGAAGATTTGAAGCGGTTTTCACTCTTTGGCGCAATGCATGTTCGCTTGCTGCTTCCAACAGAAGAGGTATCTCGGCCTGTATGGCCTATCATGGGACCAAACGGCCTGCCGTTCTGGCCAGATGAAGCGCGCAAACCGGCATCACGTGCCTATACGATCCGTGGTCTTGATATCGATGCAGGCTGGCTAGAAATTGACTTCTATCTGCATGAAGTGGAAGGCTTGGCCTGCAAGTGGGCTAAAGGCGCGCAGATTGGCGACACTATCGGCCTGACGGGACCTGTGGGACGTCCGTTGCGCCAGGCAGCCCGTTATCTCATTGGTGCCGACGCGACCGGATTACCAGCTATTGGACGTATGCTTGAGGAGTTTTCCGCAGACGTGACGGGTCGCGTTATCATCGCAGTTGATAGTGAAAAAGACGTACAAACTTTGCGGCATCCACAAGGTGTTTCCGTCGACTGGATTGTGGATTCAGATCAGAAACGTGCCGCAGAAAAATTGACGCAAGTTCTCTGCGAAGCAGAATGGCCAGAAGGTCCGGATAGTTTCGGCTGGTTTGCGGGCGAGGCGGATCAGGCCAAGATTGTTCGACAGTATTGGCGGCAAACACTCGGTAAGAGTAGGGAAAGTACACTCGTTGCCGGTTATTGGAACAAGGATGCTGTTGGTTTCATGGCTGGTTAA